The Cellulosimicrobium cellulans genome contains the following window.
ACCTGGGTGCCGTAGCTCTCCGGCTCCTGCGCGACGCAGCCGCGGTACACCTCGGTGAGCGGCTCCTCGGAGGCGCAGAACCCGTAGAGCGCGACGTCGGTGCGGTTGCCCAGGGCCTGCAGCGCGCCGTAGACGGCGGGGCCGGTCGAGGCCCAGATGACGTTGATGTCCTGGTTGCCCTGGAGCATCTCGCCGGTGACGCGCAGCGAGTCGTCGGGCTTGACGTTGCCGTCGACCTTGGCGACGACCTCGGCGTTCGGGTTGGCCGACACCGCGTCGGTGAAGCCCTCGTCGCGGATGACGACCGGGCGCTCGTCGGGCTCGGTGATGAAGCCGATGCTCAGCGCGGCGTCGGCGCCGAGGTCCTCGAGGACCTTCTCGCCCATCGCGCGACCGCCCGCCTCGTTGTCCGCGCCGAGGTACTGGACGATCGTCGCCCCCTGGGCGGCGAGCGCGTCCTCGTCCACGATGACGTTCACGGTGAAGACGGGCACGCCGGCGTCGTTCGCCGCCTTGACGATCCCGGCGGCGGGCTCCGACTTCACGGGGTTCAGCGCGAGCGCGCACGGGTCCTTCTGCAGCATGGCCTCGACCTGGGCGAGCTGCTGGGCGTCGTCGTCGTTCGCGACCTGGACCTCGACGTCGAACCCGTTGGCGGCTCCGCCGTCCTCGAAGCCCTGCTTCATGGCCACGTAGTACGGGTTGGTGAGGTTCGGCAGGCTGACCGCGACGTACGGGTTCTCCCCGTCGCAGGACGCGGGCAGCGTGGTCTCGGCCTGGTCGGTCGAGCCGCTCCCGCTCGTGTCGCCGGTGCCGGTGTCGACGGCGGAGCAGGCGCCCGCGAGGGCGAGGGCGGTCACGGCGAGGGCCGAGACGATGATCTTGCGTCGCATGAGTACTCTCCTTCGAGCGGTGGGGGTCAGGACGTGGCGCGCGAGGCGCGCCGTGGTTGCAGGAGCTGGAGGAAGAGGCGACCCTTCCCTCCGGTGGTCGAGAGCGAGCGGCGGTAGGTGTCGAGGCTGACGCCGGCGAGGATGATCACGCCGATGACGAGCGGCTGCCAGAAGCTGTCGACGCCGACGACGTTCATGCCGTTCGAGACGGTCGCGATGAGCACCGCGCCGAGCAGCGCGCCGCCGATCGAGCCGACCCCGCCGAACAGGCTCACCCCGCCGACCACCGCGGCGGCGATCGAGTAGAAGAGCTCGTTGCCCGAGCCGGCGGACGGGTACCCGACCATGAGGCGCGAGGTCGTCACGACGCCGGCGAGCGCGGCGCACAGGCCGGAGACCGCGTAGACGAAGAGGGTCGTGCGCCCGGTGTGGATGCCCGCGAGGCGCGCCGTCTCCTTGTTGCCGCCGAGCGCGTAGATGTGGACGCCCGTGCTGGTGCGCGCCAGGAGGACGCTGAAGACGACGGCGACGAGCGCCACGATGAGGATCGGCGTCGGGATGCCGAAGACCCCGCCGCGCCCGAGGAAGGCGAACATCGGGTCGCGCACCGTGACCGACGCCGCGCCCGTGAGGATCATGGGGATGCTGCCGGCGATGCCGAACATCGAGAACGTCGCGATGAACGGGGGCAGGCGCAGGTAGTGCACGAAGATCCCGTTGACGAGGCCGACCGCGACGCCGACGACGAGCGCGAGGACCGTGGCGGCCCACCAGGGCAGCCCCGCCTGCATCCCGAGCGCCGCGGCCATGCCCGTCAGGGCGAGGTTGGACCCCGTCGAGAGGTCGATGCCACCGGTGAGCAGCACGAAGGTCTGGCCCAGCGCGAGCAGCGCCACCACGGCACCGTTCAGCAGCAGGACCTCGAAGTTCCCGGCGGTGCGGAAGTTCGGGGACAGCAGACTCATCACCACCACCACGAGGACCAAGATCCCCGCGATCCCGACCTCGTCGGGGACGCGTCGTCGCGACATGTACTTCTCGCCTCCTTGCGGGTGCTCATATGAGCACGCGATTGCTCGTATGTCGATAGTATGGACACCGCGAGGCCACAAGCAACGCGCCTCGATCACAGATCGGTAACACATGCGCAGACGAGCGCTCAGATGAGCAAGAATGGGTGACATGACGGACTTCTCGCGCCACGAGCTCGCACACGTGGCCCGCCGCTACTACGTGGACTCGGCCTCCAAGGTCGAGATCGGCGAGGAGCTCGGCGTCTCACGGTTCAAGGTCGCGCGGATGCTCGAGCAGGCGCTCGAGGCCGGGATCGTGACCATCACCATCGACGACGCCGGCGTCGTCGACCCGGCCCTCTCCGCGCGTCTGCGCTCGCACCTCGGCCTGGACGAGTGCCTCGTGGTCCAGGGCCGCGACACCGTGTCCGAGCTGCGCGAAGACGTCGGCGCGGCCGCCGCCGAGCTGCTCACCCGGTCCCTGCGCCCGGGGAACACCCTCGGCTTCGCCTGGGGGCGGACGCTCACCGCCATGACGGAGCGCCTCACCGCGCTGCCGCCCGTCACGGTCGTCCAGCTCACGGGCGCGGTCGGCTCCGACCTCTCCGACTCGCCCGTCGAGGTGATCCGCCGCGTCTCCCTGCGCGCCGGCGGCGACGCGCACGCGATCTTCGCGCCGCTGGTCGTCGAGGACGCCGCGACCGCGGCCACGCTGCGCCGCCAGCCCGACATCGCCCGTGCGCTCTCGCTCTTCGACCGGGTCGACGTCGCGGTCGTCGCGATCGGGTCGTGGGACCCGCCGATCTCCCAGCTCCGCGAGGTCCTCGGGCGCGACGAGCGGGACGACCTCACCGCACGCGGCGTCCGCGCCGAGATCGCGGGCATCCTCCTCACCGCCGAGGGCGACCTCGTCCCCGACTTCGCCGAGCGGTGCCTCTCGATCTCCGCGCGCCAGCTCGCCCGCGTG
Protein-coding sequences here:
- a CDS encoding sugar-binding transcriptional regulator, whose product is MTDFSRHELAHVARRYYVDSASKVEIGEELGVSRFKVARMLEQALEAGIVTITIDDAGVVDPALSARLRSHLGLDECLVVQGRDTVSELREDVGAAAAELLTRSLRPGNTLGFAWGRTLTAMTERLTALPPVTVVQLTGAVGSDLSDSPVEVIRRVSLRAGGDAHAIFAPLVVEDAATAATLRRQPDIARALSLFDRVDVAVVAIGSWDPPISQLREVLGRDERDDLTARGVRAEIAGILLTAEGDLVPDFAERCLSISARQLARVPKVIAVAAEHEKAAAVHAVTRSGLVSALVTEQRCAEALLDLPPVARGTDR
- a CDS encoding substrate-binding domain-containing protein — protein: MRRKIIVSALAVTALALAGACSAVDTGTGDTSGSGSTDQAETTLPASCDGENPYVAVSLPNLTNPYYVAMKQGFEDGGAANGFDVEVQVANDDDAQQLAQVEAMLQKDPCALALNPVKSEPAAGIVKAANDAGVPVFTVNVIVDEDALAAQGATIVQYLGADNEAGGRAMGEKVLEDLGADAALSIGFITEPDERPVVIRDEGFTDAVSANPNAEVVAKVDGNVKPDDSLRVTGEMLQGNQDINVIWASTGPAVYGALQALGNRTDVALYGFCASEEPLTEVYRGCVAQEPESYGTQVTEQIRAYVDGEDVEPEILLPLKAFTVGETPAPGEVG
- a CDS encoding ABC transporter permease translates to MSRRRVPDEVGIAGILVLVVVVMSLLSPNFRTAGNFEVLLLNGAVVALLALGQTFVLLTGGIDLSTGSNLALTGMAAALGMQAGLPWWAATVLALVVGVAVGLVNGIFVHYLRLPPFIATFSMFGIAGSIPMILTGAASVTVRDPMFAFLGRGGVFGIPTPILIVALVAVVFSVLLARTSTGVHIYALGGNKETARLAGIHTGRTTLFVYAVSGLCAALAGVVTTSRLMVGYPSAGSGNELFYSIAAAVVGGVSLFGGVGSIGGALLGAVLIATVSNGMNVVGVDSFWQPLVIGVIILAGVSLDTYRRSLSTTGGKGRLFLQLLQPRRASRATS